Proteins co-encoded in one Lasioglossum baleicum chromosome 14, iyLasBale1, whole genome shotgun sequence genomic window:
- the LOC143215898 gene encoding uncharacterized protein LOC143215898 has product MKLSDNMTMEAYNIWGDVPPRKCRPPKIGDIPKHTAVDEGSPGSVSRSLPVPQDSLDSLDVSLDASRNIVFPLDSSSGEHFSSIRGFDLQKPDFQYPEKTAGSPLPRESATSKPFARRSPSRLKSKDRSCDSESKVTIRLPREGSKAKTTNQEDSSRSSSSPEDDNDREIVEVRKDSALFLEDTEGLPTLREILKSRTPKVIRPRRESSGYASNLGTFDEDRRSSTADALQDLSLFLKERRRSSTGPKRPNSKVIVGRTEVSLAEEADTVLDRMPTTELHRKLSSSGLDMPNIEEAKEALGSLCSLVERVSVEDAPSDLRVPPKSDAETLEALKDCATPERNRDPSVGVTVGSIDRGSTCLTSASTPNPIVCLQIPSCDRNMGVEAGQAKDRSRLSINVEQVRPSTEGIMIEEEPIDRVSPLSVKDEESQYEHSKVLPRTVKVYQLLSTQSEDRTDREMYLTDRRISLQISKHDDPQNMMTAESKDDASSPQGSTMTLSASVSSDMNTRLFAEITDDTVVKKGSSPGDPVSGQKFLGDSSGMTVRPIYPYCPYSPYGSPQGSPRNRRRPLRESRRVSIGNRQGALQLNQYKLLDNIGQGSYGIVKLAYNEEDETHYAMKILSKRKLMKKAGIFGRMAPGRKGAADPLAKVYREIALLKKLDHPNVVKLVEVLDDPDEDNLYLVFELVQRGEILQIPADKPLDEETARKNFRDVVMGVEYLHYQRIVHRDIKPSNLLVDSDGRIKIADLGVSAELRASGELLSGPAGTPAFAAPETTTPGAHYSGTLCDVWSMGVTLYSLVTGRVPWYGSGSIIGVQSAVRTEPLRFPEEPILRDELRDLISRMLEKSPAERILLSEIKEHPWVTSRGAEPLPSEVENCRLPVTVTEEEVREESVVTRIPKLDTLILIKTMLKQHSFQNPFLPRKSGKAASSDVAADSLELPSSPRTEEALVSRKSARNAKSERFQRTGRSHSAPDSYDWQANGRQMSIDLPPVTEASSQESESERR; this is encoded by the exons GCACACAGCGGTGGACGAGGGCTCGCCAGGTTCAGTCTCCCGGTCTCTGCCGGTTCCTCAGGACTCTCTGGACTCCTTGGACGTGTCCCTGGACGCCTCGAGGAACATCGTTTTTCCATTAGACTCCAGCTCCGGCGAGCACTTCTCCTCCATCCGCGGGTTCGACCTGCAAAAGCCGGACTTCCAATATCCCGAGAAAACTGCGGGATCGCCTCTTCCGCGAGAGTCTGCGACCTCCAAACCGTTTGCCCGGAGATCGCCGAGTAGATTGAAGTCGAAGGATCGATCCTGCGACTCGGAGAGCAAGGTGACGATCAGATTACCTCGCGAGGGATCCAAGGCGAAGACCACGAACCAGGAGGACTCTTCCAGGTCTTCGTCGAGCCCCGAAGACGATAACGATCGTGAAATCGTCGAGGTTCGCAAGGACAGCGCGCTGTTCTTAGAGGATACCGAAGGACTGCCTACTCTCCGCGAAATCCTCAAGTCCAGGACACCCAAGGTCATCAGACCTAGAAGAGAGAGCAGCGGGTACGCGAGCAACCTGGGTACCTTTGACGAGGACAGACGGAGTTCCACGGCGGATGCTCTGCAGGACCTGTCCTTGTTCCTGAAGGAAAGACGCAGGTCCTCGACGGGACCGAAACGACCCAACTCGAAGGTGATCGTCGGGAGAACGGAGGTCAGCCTCGCCGAGGAAGCCGACACTGTGCTGGACAGAATGCCGACCACGGAGCTGCACCGGAAGCTATCCAGCTCGGGACTAGACATGCCAAACATCGAGGAAGCCAAGGAGGCTCTAGGCAGCCTCTGCAGTCTCGTCGAACGCGTCAGCGTCG AGGATGCTCCTTCAGACCTCCGCGTGCCACCGAAATCGGACGCCGAGACCCTCGAGGCGTTAAAGGATTGCGCCACTCCTGAACGAAACCGAGATCCATCGGTGGGCGTCACGgtcggatcgatcgatcgcggcTCGACGTGCCTGACGTCCGCGAGCACTCCAAACCCGATTGTCTGTCTGCAAATTCCATCGTGCGATCGGAACATGGGAGTGGAGGCTGGCCAGGCGAAGGATCGATCGAGGCTGAGCATTAACGTCGAGCAGGTTAGGCCGTCGACCGAAGGCATCATGATCGAGGAGGAGCCGATCGATAGGGTGTCTCCGTTGTCCGTCAAGGACGAGGAATCCCAGTACGAGCATTCCAAGGTTCTTCCTCGGACGGTGAAGGTGTACCAGCTGCTGTCCACCCAGTCGGAGGACAGGACCGACAGAGAAATGTACTTAACGGACAGGAGGATATCGCTGCAGATATCCAAGCACGATGATCCCCAAAACATGATGACCGCCGAGTCGAAAGATGACGCGTCCTCGCCGCAAGGTAGCACGATGACTCTCAGCGCCAGTGTCTCCAGTGATATGAACACTCGCCTCTTCGCTGAGATCACCGATGACACGGTGGTGAAGAAAGGCTCCTCGCCAGGAGACCCAGTGTCCGGACAGAAATTCCTCGGGGACTCCTCCGGCATGACAGTCAGGCCTATCTATCCTTATTGTCCTTATTCTCCGTATGGCAGTCCTCAAGGATCACCCAGGAACAGGAGGAGGCCACTCAGGGAGAGCAGGAGAGTGTCCATCGGCAACAGGCAAGGGGCTCTGCAGCTGAACCAGTACAAGCTCCTGGACAACATTGGACAG GGTTCATACGGCATCGTGAAATTAGCTTACAACGAGGAGGACGAGACCCACTACGCGATGAAGATCCTCAGTAAGAGGAAGCTGATGAAGAAGGCGGGGATCTTCGGTAGAATGGCGCCGGGCAGAAAGGGTGCCGCGGATCCTCTTGCGAAAGTCTACAGGGAGATCGCGTTGCTGAAAAAATTGGATCACCCTAATGTTGTGAAGCTAGTCGAGGTGCTCGACGACCCGGACGAGGACAATCTCTATCTTGTTTTCGAGCTTGTCCAGAGGGGCGAGATTCTTCAGATTCCCGCGGACAAGCCTCTGGACGAGGAAACCGCTAGGAAGAACTTCCGGGACGTCGTGATGGGCGTTGAATATC TGCACTACCAGCGGATAGTGCATCGTGACATAAAACCGAGCAACCTGCTGGTGGACAGCGACGGCCGTATCAAGATCGCTGATCTGGGAGTCAGCGCGGAATTGAGGGCGTCCGGAGAATTATTATCTGGACCAGCAGGCACGCCGGCGTTCGCGGCTCCCGAAACAACAACACCTGGCGCCCATTATTCCGGAACC TTGTGCGACGTGTGGTCGATGGGGGTGACGCTGTACTCGCTGGTGACGGGCCGAGTGCCTTGGTACGGGTCCGGTAGCATAATCGGCGTGCAATCGGCAGTCCGCACCGAGCCCTTAAGGTTCCCCGAGGAGCCAATCCTGCGGGACGAGCTGCGGGACCTGATCTCGCGAATGCTAGAGAAGAGCCCCGCCGAGAGGATCTTGTTATCCGAGATAAAAGAGCATCCGTGGGTGACCAGTCGCGGTGCCGAACCACTGCCAAGTGAGGTCGAGAACTGTCGGCTACCGGTGACCGTCACGGAGGAGGAGGTGCGCGAGGAGAGCGTAGTCACCAGGATACCGAAGCTGGATACCCTGATCCTCATTAAGACGATGCTGAAGCAGCACAGTTTCCAA AACCCGTTCCTGCCGAGGAAGAGCGGCAAGGCGGCCAGCTCGGACGTTGCAGCCGACAGCCTGGAGCTGCCGTCGTCCCCCAGGACCGAGGAGGCTCTGGTGTCCAGGAAATCCGCTAGAAACGCCAAGTCCGAACGGTTCCAGCGGACCGGAAGAAGCCACTCTGCTCCGGACTCCTACGACTGGCAAGCTAACGGCAG ACAAATGTCGATCGACCTACCGCCGGTCACAGAAGCGTCCAGTCAGGAGTCTGAGAGTGAACGACGGTGA